A single window of Roseofilum reptotaenium CS-1145 DNA harbors:
- a CDS encoding RibD family protein: protein MTGFAVDRPHITAILAMSADGKISDIDRSAARFGSTADKAHLEQQIAKVDAVLFGAGTLRAYGTTLSISDPQLLQQRQQQQEPPQPVQIVVSQTGNLDASYRFFQQSVPRWLLTTPEGAIPWQNQPELAPQFDRILTAPTHEGGFYWNGIFVQFAQLQLKRLAILGGGALVASLLAGDWIDELWLTVCPVLLGGATAPTPVDGLGLSVPKSLTLLSAHPVGQEVFLHYQLN from the coding sequence ATGACGGGTTTTGCGGTCGATCGCCCCCACATTACAGCTATTCTTGCCATGAGTGCCGATGGCAAAATCTCCGACATAGACCGTTCTGCTGCCCGATTTGGTTCTACGGCGGATAAAGCCCATCTCGAACAACAAATTGCCAAAGTGGATGCTGTCTTGTTCGGTGCAGGAACCCTACGTGCCTATGGCACAACTTTAAGTATTTCTGATCCCCAACTTCTACAGCAACGCCAGCAACAGCAAGAGCCGCCCCAACCCGTACAAATTGTAGTGTCTCAAACTGGCAATCTTGATGCTTCCTATCGCTTTTTTCAACAATCCGTTCCCCGATGGCTACTCACCACCCCAGAGGGAGCCATTCCCTGGCAAAATCAACCCGAATTAGCGCCACAATTTGACCGCATTCTCACCGCTCCTACCCATGAAGGGGGCTTTTATTGGAATGGGATTTTTGTCCAGTTCGCCCAATTGCAACTCAAGCGCTTGGCTATCCTCGGAGGAGGAGCGCTAGTAGCAAGTTTACTCGCGGGAGATTGGATTGATGAATTATGGTTAACCGTATGCCCAGTCCTTTTAGGTGGCGCAACCGCCCCTACTCCGGTAGATGGGTTAGGCTTAAGTGTACCCAAATCCCTAACTCTCCTCTCGGCTCACCCTGTAGGACAAGAGGTGTTTTTACACTATCAATTAAATTAG
- a CDS encoding RNA polymerase sigma factor SigF has translation MATPASQDIKYENIDALSAYQQNPSLELRNKIVKSNIGLVRKEAHHWMHQCSEGYDDLLQVGCIGLIRAIERFELGKGHAFSSFAIPYIRGEIQHYLRDRSNTVRIPRRWLTIQRQAESTIRDLQIKLNRYPKDLEIAEAMGLSVAEWHDVKLASKNRSLLSLDAPVTDEGEQATSLGELVPDHRYRSFQLAMEDQIRLQQALVNLEDRTRKVLEFVFLYDLTQKETAERMGISAVTVSRQVKKGLERLKKVMMTEI, from the coding sequence ATGGCAACTCCAGCTTCCCAAGATATAAAATATGAGAATATTGATGCCCTCTCAGCTTATCAACAAAATCCTTCGCTAGAATTGCGGAATAAAATTGTCAAATCGAATATTGGTTTAGTTAGGAAAGAAGCCCATCACTGGATGCACCAATGCAGTGAAGGATACGATGATTTACTTCAAGTTGGGTGTATTGGTCTCATTCGAGCTATAGAACGATTTGAACTGGGCAAAGGCCATGCTTTTAGTTCTTTCGCAATTCCTTACATTCGGGGTGAAATCCAACATTATTTGCGCGATCGCAGCAATACTGTCCGTATTCCTCGGCGCTGGTTAACGATACAGCGCCAAGCTGAAAGTACGATTCGGGATTTACAAATTAAACTCAACCGCTATCCCAAAGATCTAGAAATCGCTGAAGCTATGGGCTTATCGGTAGCAGAATGGCACGACGTGAAACTCGCCTCTAAAAATCGCTCACTACTCAGTCTAGATGCCCCCGTCACAGATGAAGGCGAACAAGCCACCAGTTTAGGGGAACTGGTTCCTGACCATCGCTATCGCAGTTTCCAGTTAGCCATGGAAGACCAAATCCGTCTCCAACAAGCCCTAGTCAACTTGGAAGATCGTACCCGCAAAGTCTTGGAATTTGTCTTTCTCTACGACCTCACCCAAAAAGAAACGGCTGAACGCATGGGCATTAGCGCCGTTACTGTCTCTCGCCAGGTCAAAAAAGGTCTAGAGCGGTTGAAAAAAGTGATGATGACAGAGATCTGA
- a CDS encoding MORN repeat-containing protein, which yields MPKFSFKHYLSLTFLAVLIALGGKPYAAKSQPAPPPNPPGGGGQLGTDEELVPNCVPNVATGKVKCSYSNGDRYQGDFLNGRPHGVGVYIFFGGNRYEGNFLNGQPHGQGVLIRADDTRFEGIFENGTLTGTANRPGTIVFSTGEVYQGSLELFPVPGNPTRQTSRPNGRGVFIFPDSSRYQGEFFQGQILGQGILVRPDGTRCQGRFFNQELDARVQCVFPDGTRYEGELRGGIPHGQGVLISPNGQRTSGRFRDGEFVN from the coding sequence ATGCCAAAGTTCAGTTTCAAACATTATTTAAGTCTAACTTTCTTAGCAGTCTTAATCGCCCTTGGGGGCAAACCCTATGCTGCTAAATCTCAACCCGCTCCTCCTCCGAATCCTCCAGGAGGAGGAGGGCAATTAGGAACGGATGAAGAACTGGTTCCTAATTGTGTGCCGAATGTAGCGACAGGAAAAGTTAAATGTAGCTATTCTAATGGCGATCGCTATCAAGGTGACTTTCTCAACGGTAGGCCCCATGGTGTAGGCGTTTATATCTTTTTTGGCGGCAACCGCTATGAAGGGAATTTTCTCAATGGTCAACCCCATGGTCAAGGGGTTTTGATTCGAGCAGATGATACCCGGTTTGAAGGGATTTTTGAGAATGGAACCCTCACTGGTACTGCTAATCGACCGGGTACAATTGTATTTTCCACTGGTGAAGTTTACCAAGGTAGCTTAGAACTTTTCCCAGTCCCTGGAAATCCCACACGACAAACCAGCCGCCCCAATGGTCGAGGAGTCTTTATTTTCCCTGATAGTAGTCGTTATCAAGGGGAATTTTTCCAGGGGCAAATTTTAGGTCAAGGTATTCTGGTTCGCCCGGATGGAACCCGTTGTCAAGGTCGTTTTTTTAATCAAGAACTTGATGCTAGAGTGCAATGTGTCTTTCCCGATGGTACAAGATATGAAGGAGAATTAAGGGGCGGTATTCCCCATGGTCAAGGTGTCCTTATTTCTCCTAATGGTCAGCGAACCTCTGGACGCTTCCGCGATGGTGAGTTCGTGAATTAA
- a CDS encoding homospermidine biosynthesis protein, translating into MSRLLKNKIAPAPLPTEISVVDLIDGYFTAYNSARLREICHLLTQKVMQPGVTVGVSLSGAMTPAGFGVGILAPLMQQGYIDWMISTGANLYHDLHYGLGMSLYAGSPFLDDVKLREEGHIRIYDIVFDYDVLLETDAFIRQTLKAPEFPKRMGTAEFHYHLGRYIWEIEQHLGIENPCLLSTAYECGVPIYTSSPGDSSIGMNVAALVLEGSDLMLDPAIDVNETAAIVYGARNSDIPDVMGRSAALMIGGGSPKNFLLQTQPQIHEVLGLEERGHDYFIQITDARPDTGGLSGATPSEAVSWGKVDPNELPNSIVCYTDSTIALPLISSYVSKKSTPRPLKRLYDRRQELLDHLKAEYQAQQKAPVVAQPKEMSAAAPVSTYPCGTPIRK; encoded by the coding sequence ATGTCTCGCTTACTCAAAAACAAAATTGCACCTGCTCCTTTGCCCACAGAAATTAGCGTAGTCGATCTGATTGATGGCTACTTTACCGCCTACAATTCAGCACGACTGCGGGAAATTTGCCACTTGCTCACCCAGAAAGTCATGCAACCGGGAGTTACCGTCGGTGTAAGTCTCTCGGGAGCCATGACTCCAGCCGGATTTGGGGTGGGCATCTTAGCACCTCTGATGCAACAAGGCTATATTGATTGGATGATTAGCACGGGAGCTAATTTATACCACGATCTGCATTATGGTTTGGGAATGAGTCTGTATGCAGGCAGTCCCTTCTTAGATGATGTGAAATTGCGAGAAGAGGGACATATTCGCATTTATGACATTGTGTTCGACTACGATGTGCTGTTAGAAACCGATGCCTTTATCCGCCAAACCTTGAAAGCGCCAGAATTCCCAAAAAGGATGGGAACGGCTGAATTTCACTATCATTTGGGGCGATATATCTGGGAAATTGAACAGCATTTAGGCATTGAAAATCCTTGCTTACTCTCCACAGCCTATGAATGTGGCGTTCCCATCTATACCTCTTCTCCTGGGGATAGTTCCATTGGTATGAATGTGGCGGCTTTGGTATTAGAGGGATCGGATCTCATGCTTGATCCAGCCATTGATGTTAATGAAACAGCCGCCATTGTCTATGGCGCTCGGAATTCTGATATTCCCGATGTGATGGGGAGAAGTGCCGCTTTGATGATTGGTGGCGGTTCGCCGAAAAACTTCCTGTTGCAAACTCAACCCCAGATTCATGAGGTTTTGGGTTTAGAAGAACGGGGTCATGATTATTTTATCCAGATTACCGATGCTCGTCCCGATACTGGAGGATTATCGGGAGCAACTCCTTCAGAAGCGGTGAGTTGGGGGAAAGTAGACCCGAACGAATTACCCAATAGTATTGTTTGCTATACCGATAGCACGATCGCCCTACCCTTGATTAGCTCTTATGTGAGCAAAAAGTCTACACCCCGTCCCCTGAAACGGCTATACGATCGCCGTCAGGAGTTATTAGACCATTTGAAGGCAGAGTATCAAGCTCAACAAAAGGCTCCTGTAGTGGCTCAACCGAAAGAAATGAGTGCTGCTGCTCCGGTTTCTACTTATCCGTGCGGCACTCCTATCCGTAAATAA
- a CDS encoding Dethiobiotin synthetase: MDYKTACEFAIAQGLPTGENPDAFLLRLQAGEPPVPGQVTSLLLALSIIAEQSQEQQLLERHLVCALHRLAMESRQAFVQHKQSGLIWPPLLDQDLTRIAIAVGKIFAPQQAIALRPGQ, from the coding sequence ATGGACTATAAGACAGCTTGTGAGTTTGCGATCGCCCAAGGGTTACCCACTGGCGAAAATCCTGATGCATTTTTGCTACGCCTGCAAGCGGGAGAGCCACCCGTTCCGGGGCAAGTTACGTCTTTACTATTAGCACTCAGTATTATTGCGGAACAATCCCAGGAGCAGCAGTTATTAGAGCGGCACTTGGTATGCGCCCTGCATCGGTTAGCGATGGAAAGTCGCCAGGCTTTTGTGCAACATAAACAGTCCGGTCTCATTTGGCCGCCCTTGTTAGACCAGGATCTGACCCGGATCGCGATCGCCGTGGGGAAAATTTTCGCCCCCCAGCAGGCGATCGCCCTTCGTCCTGGACAATAA
- a CDS encoding DegT/DnrJ/EryC1/StrS family aminotransferase: MNPSSATIPFVDLSIQHQPLKTQFDEAMLAVLRQGDFILGQAVKDFEVAFAQKSGVQYGIGVACGTDAIALGLKACGIQPGDEIILPANTFIATLIGVLHSGATPILANCDPNSALIDLQAAEKLVTPKTKAILPVHLYGQMVSPRAILDFAQNHNLFIFEDAAQAHLAHREGYTAGSVGKAAAYSFYPSKNLGAFGDGGMVLTNDPEVDSNMKTLRNYGAPRKYYHTELGTNSRLDTLQAAILNVKLPHLLTWNQQRNQAAQEYDRLFAPLAASGIVPISNFSGTGHVYHLYVIRLLESCPLSRDTLQEKLKLANIQTGIHYPVPCHLQPAYAHLGYHAEDFPEAEQLCESILSLPMFPGITLEQIERVVEAIALAVKNN; this comes from the coding sequence ATGAACCCATCGTCTGCAACCATTCCCTTTGTGGATCTCTCGATCCAACACCAACCTCTGAAAACCCAGTTTGATGAAGCCATGTTAGCTGTTCTGCGGCAAGGCGACTTTATCTTGGGTCAAGCTGTCAAAGACTTTGAAGTCGCATTTGCTCAAAAATCGGGAGTTCAGTATGGTATTGGAGTCGCTTGTGGAACCGATGCGATCGCCCTTGGCTTAAAAGCCTGTGGCATTCAACCTGGAGACGAAATCATCTTACCAGCCAACACCTTCATCGCCACCCTCATCGGTGTTCTACACTCAGGAGCAACCCCCATTTTAGCCAACTGCGATCCAAACAGTGCCCTAATCGATCTACAAGCAGCCGAAAAGCTAGTTACTCCCAAAACCAAAGCCATTCTTCCCGTTCATCTCTATGGTCAAATGGTCTCACCCAGAGCCATCCTAGACTTTGCCCAAAACCATAATTTGTTTATCTTTGAAGATGCTGCCCAAGCACATTTGGCCCATCGAGAAGGGTATACAGCAGGTTCTGTCGGCAAAGCGGCTGCCTATAGCTTTTATCCAAGTAAAAATCTTGGCGCATTTGGAGATGGAGGCATGGTCTTAACCAACGATCCAGAGGTGGACAGCAACATGAAAACGCTAAGAAATTACGGCGCGCCGCGCAAATATTACCACACCGAACTGGGAACTAATAGCCGTTTAGATACCCTCCAGGCCGCTATTCTGAACGTGAAGTTACCTCACTTGCTCACCTGGAACCAACAGCGCAACCAAGCCGCACAAGAATACGATCGCCTCTTCGCTCCCTTGGCTGCATCCGGTATTGTCCCGATCTCCAACTTCAGTGGTACCGGCCATGTTTATCACCTCTATGTGATTCGCCTCTTAGAAAGCTGTCCCCTAAGCCGAGATACGCTACAAGAAAAACTCAAACTTGCTAACATTCAAACGGGTATCCACTATCCGGTTCCCTGCCATCTACAGCCAGCTTATGCCCATCTAGGTTATCATGCGGAAGACTTTCCTGAAGCAGAACAACTGTGTGAGTCGATCCTCTCCCTACCCATGTTTCCAGGGATTACTTTAGAGCAAATCGAGCGAGTTGTTGAGGCGATCGCCTTAGCAGTTAAGAACAACTAA
- the crtB gene encoding cyanoexosortase B — MTQPSSFPSSIPKSWLNYALLALFILLYAPLLLHWYDGWINKSISIEHEYFSHGLIGLPFAVYIAFWEKRQQWTQLPDDFHPLGGFFLGLGGVFYMTGLPDIVNLSFPLILVGICLWLKGIPGLKLQAFPLILVVLATPTEIPYLIEPYILPLQSFISTMAGFILSGIVGMDVTVNGIYLSTGGRLVEVAPHCAGLKMLFTSLYVALMLLYWTGAIASRRKIISLLAGSIVISVVANIIRNSLLTYFHGTGNDPVFHWLHESWGGDLYSAGMLGLVVLLLNWINRDDYLELEESDETLESFNSDE, encoded by the coding sequence ATGACTCAACCATCTTCCTTTCCCAGTTCCATACCCAAATCTTGGCTCAATTATGCTCTCCTAGCCCTGTTCATCCTTCTTTATGCCCCCTTGCTCTTGCATTGGTATGATGGCTGGATCAATAAAAGTATCAGTATTGAACACGAATACTTTAGCCATGGGTTAATTGGCTTACCCTTTGCCGTCTATATTGCCTTCTGGGAAAAACGCCAGCAATGGACACAACTGCCTGACGACTTCCATCCCCTAGGCGGTTTTTTCCTCGGACTCGGTGGAGTTTTCTATATGACTGGACTCCCCGATATTGTTAATCTCTCCTTTCCTCTGATCCTCGTTGGGATTTGTTTATGGTTAAAGGGTATTCCAGGTCTGAAATTACAAGCTTTTCCCCTTATTTTAGTCGTTCTAGCCACTCCCACAGAAATTCCTTATTTAATCGAGCCTTATATTCTCCCCTTACAAAGTTTTATTTCTACCATGGCAGGATTTATCCTCTCTGGTATTGTGGGAATGGATGTTACCGTAAACGGGATTTATCTCTCCACCGGGGGAAGACTGGTAGAAGTTGCCCCCCACTGTGCGGGATTGAAAATGCTCTTTACCAGTCTTTATGTAGCGTTAATGCTTCTTTACTGGACGGGTGCGATCGCCTCTCGACGTAAAATTATCTCCTTATTGGCCGGGTCAATTGTTATTAGTGTAGTAGCCAATATTATCCGCAATAGCCTACTCACCTACTTTCATGGCACAGGCAATGACCCAGTATTCCATTGGTTACATGAAAGTTGGGGTGGAGATTTATATTCCGCAGGTATGTTAGGTTTGGTGGTGCTTCTGTTGAATTGGATCAATCGTGACGACTATTTAGAGTTAGAAGAGTCTGATGAAACCCTTGAATCCTTTAACTCCGATGAATGA
- a CDS encoding cyanoexosortase B system-associated protein: protein MKPLNPLTPMNDQPPPQTEKQSLLLWVLLGFMVIILAVGTIPGYFNGSWQWQAPPKVVALKQLRQVRKNGLTLSGWETLEQRELGLGGHKWSYQQLQGNWEEPVILLFLIQNSDLDQPRVEWVDVNGFVQQVFRDWKTDSYQMKTWEVNTESDRGVRVRSRFFRGWNPTQTYALVQWYAWPNGGDPAPVNWFIADRLAQTQGDRAPWMAVCLMIPIEALGDIEEAENITHSLVQTIQTTLMETVFSQAPVQ from the coding sequence ATGAAACCCTTGAATCCTTTAACTCCGATGAATGATCAGCCGCCCCCCCAAACGGAAAAACAGTCTTTGCTCCTATGGGTATTGCTCGGCTTTATGGTGATCATTTTGGCCGTAGGTACGATTCCGGGATACTTCAACGGATCGTGGCAATGGCAGGCTCCTCCCAAAGTAGTGGCCTTAAAACAGTTGCGACAAGTCCGCAAAAATGGGTTAACTCTCTCAGGTTGGGAAACCCTTGAGCAGAGGGAACTGGGTTTAGGAGGTCATAAATGGTCTTATCAACAACTTCAAGGAAATTGGGAAGAACCGGTCATTCTGTTGTTTTTAATTCAAAATTCAGACCTAGACCAACCCAGGGTGGAATGGGTGGATGTGAATGGGTTTGTGCAACAGGTTTTCAGAGACTGGAAAACTGATTCTTATCAAATGAAGACATGGGAAGTCAATACAGAGTCTGATCGAGGAGTGAGAGTGCGATCGCGGTTTTTTCGCGGCTGGAATCCCACACAAACTTATGCTCTGGTGCAATGGTACGCTTGGCCGAATGGGGGAGATCCAGCCCCAGTCAATTGGTTTATAGCCGATCGCCTAGCCCAAACCCAAGGCGATCGCGCTCCTTGGATGGCCGTTTGTCTAATGATTCCCATTGAAGCCCTAGGAGATATAGAAGAAGCAGAGAACATTACCCATTCCTTGGTACAAACGATCCAAACCACTCTAATGGAAACCGTCTTTAGTCAAGCCCCTGTACAATAA
- a CDS encoding polysaccharide biosynthesis/export family protein, which translates to MAPSRHFNITISLTLGVGLFLPSQANGQLPPIDVDQPASVDQLLEDARERLRNQGEILELDNQLLTAPPPEFDVYRLGSGDSITVNVTNFPDLNFQALLDLEGNIIVPLMGRLTLKGLTLEEVEEKLRFGLNQFVVEPDVLVTLGNRRPVEAIITGEVLRPGTYPLPSAPLPLVADALVAAGGSTQSADLRNIIIRRTLLDGSVLEASVDLLTPLKYGQRIQDLRLEDGDVIIVPKIDFNDIDYDHQLAAESNLSQPTIAIDVVRYTTNNVGSITLPNGSTFADAITAIGPNFEEAKLSKVGLIRFDQEQGRVVTKVINARSVILGDVSQNIRLLDNDIIVVNRNLLSRLSVTLTRITRPFQDVLTFLLFWRQFRDNVTDVFTVDTNLNNPSPSPAPTPTPTPTPGTTPTPTPGTTPSPTPAPSPAPSPAPAPAPAPAPSPSQ; encoded by the coding sequence ATGGCTCCCTCACGGCATTTTAACATTACCATTAGTTTGACATTAGGTGTGGGGTTGTTTTTGCCTTCTCAGGCCAACGGACAACTCCCTCCTATTGATGTGGATCAACCGGCTTCTGTCGATCAACTCCTCGAAGACGCACGAGAGAGATTGAGAAACCAAGGGGAAATTCTGGAACTCGATAATCAATTACTCACGGCTCCCCCTCCAGAATTTGATGTATATCGCCTAGGCTCTGGAGATTCGATTACAGTTAATGTGACCAATTTTCCCGATCTGAATTTTCAAGCTCTACTGGATTTAGAAGGGAATATTATTGTCCCCTTAATGGGACGATTGACCCTCAAAGGCTTAACTCTAGAAGAAGTCGAGGAGAAATTACGCTTTGGGTTAAATCAATTTGTGGTTGAACCTGATGTCTTGGTTACTCTAGGCAATCGTAGACCCGTTGAAGCGATTATTACCGGTGAAGTCTTGCGACCAGGAACCTATCCTCTACCTTCTGCCCCCCTTCCTTTAGTCGCTGATGCTCTGGTAGCGGCTGGAGGATCTACTCAGTCGGCTGACTTGCGTAACATTATTATTCGTCGAACTTTGCTAGATGGTTCAGTCCTAGAAGCTTCTGTAGATTTACTCACTCCCCTTAAATATGGGCAGCGAATCCAGGATCTGCGGCTTGAAGATGGGGATGTCATTATTGTGCCTAAAATTGATTTTAATGATATCGACTACGATCATCAGTTAGCGGCAGAATCCAATTTATCCCAACCCACGATTGCTATTGATGTTGTGCGCTATACAACCAATAATGTGGGGTCAATTACATTACCGAATGGCAGTACCTTTGCTGATGCGATTACGGCGATCGGGCCCAATTTTGAAGAAGCTAAATTGAGTAAAGTGGGGTTGATTCGCTTTGACCAAGAACAGGGACGAGTGGTAACCAAAGTTATTAATGCTCGGAGTGTCATATTAGGCGATGTTTCCCAAAATATTCGCTTGCTAGATAATGACATTATCGTAGTCAATCGCAACTTATTATCGAGACTGAGCGTAACTCTAACTCGAATTACCCGACCGTTTCAAGATGTCCTCACCTTTCTCCTCTTTTGGCGGCAATTCCGAGATAATGTCACTGATGTCTTTACCGTTGATACCAACCTGAATAATCCATCTCCCTCTCCTGCCCCTACTCCTACTCCCACACCAACACCTGGAACTACCCCCACACCAACACCGGGGACTACCCCTTCACCTACTCCAGCTCCATCGCCAGCACCTTCACCAGCACCAGCACCAGCGCCTGCCCCAGCCCCCTCTCCAAGCCAGTAA
- a CDS encoding GumC family protein → MTSPLIKKYKIAFGKYWLTIPIGLMIGALGGGGFAVLQPPQGLPSYRFQSVLQITTPPITISETGTAIQAQSEQLEENAQELLLTNEVLQTVAEHPKIQIDPRDLRKGSSIRYNRKTPSFLYVYVTWDNRSQGKQITELLVQEVIQQSRRLNTSRLRAIIETLNERLPKVVEELRKAENELEVFVRQTEFAEIKRTQLPGSITQNEQQQRQLELQIETVATQMASLQQQLGLNPDQAYASAALSADPIIGRLRTQLYELESQELLLSQTLRPDNPQMVELRRQLASTENLLTVRAAEVVGGDGLAAPLRSGEQIRKDSSLDPARQAIAQELVGLKTQKETLEKELAVAKTIATELIQEYAGLPNTQAERARLEQQVILTKQFYDTIQAKLIDAQTAEAETVGNLNIAQPPRLGEKITPPAPLPIMLLLPAGAVGGMILGAGAIFGLGMVLASTMQTLEDIQAFVTEREVQILGILPFVEEWDGSGGEVPMMLSRHSPYLDSYERFRSTLRQVEEKPKVVLVTSCDRQEGKSVTAYNLAIASARAGKRTLLIEADLRNPSNAEILKIVPDSNSTLEPLRYYSQISDCIRLVPNIENLYMVPSFGPYEYAAAVVESAEMRLLLEDARKRFDFVVVDASALNLCNDPLILERYTDGIILVTRAGYTVSNDLADKIDLLEDSEDYRLLGVVINAEEMNIQPLPPPPIIETPDLNKEADSEPILNGYKGSYHSYSNGHNGHNGRNGHNGNGKTPTSRPGEKSTKP, encoded by the coding sequence ATGACTTCACCGCTGATCAAAAAATATAAAATCGCCTTTGGAAAATATTGGTTAACTATTCCCATTGGGCTGATGATAGGGGCACTTGGGGGTGGAGGATTTGCGGTGCTTCAACCCCCACAAGGACTCCCCAGTTATCGATTTCAATCTGTCTTGCAAATTACTACTCCTCCCATAACGATTTCGGAAACCGGAACAGCTATCCAGGCCCAAAGTGAACAGCTTGAAGAAAATGCCCAAGAGTTACTCTTAACGAATGAGGTCTTACAAACAGTTGCCGAGCATCCCAAAATCCAGATTGACCCTAGGGATTTACGGAAAGGATCTTCAATTAGATATAACAGGAAAACCCCATCCTTTTTATATGTATATGTGACCTGGGATAATAGATCTCAGGGTAAACAAATCACTGAATTGTTAGTGCAGGAAGTAATTCAGCAAAGCCGTCGCCTTAATACCAGTCGCTTGCGAGCAATTATTGAAACCCTAAATGAGCGCTTACCAAAGGTAGTAGAAGAGCTACGCAAGGCGGAAAATGAGCTAGAAGTGTTTGTTCGGCAAACGGAGTTTGCTGAAATAAAACGGACTCAACTTCCGGGATCAATTACGCAAAATGAGCAGCAGCAGCGACAGTTAGAATTGCAAATTGAGACCGTGGCGACCCAAATGGCGAGTCTGCAACAGCAGTTGGGTTTAAATCCCGATCAAGCCTATGCTTCAGCCGCCTTAAGTGCCGATCCGATTATTGGCCGGTTGCGCACTCAGCTCTATGAGTTAGAGTCTCAAGAATTATTGCTCAGTCAAACCCTGCGCCCGGATAATCCACAGATGGTCGAGTTAAGGCGACAATTGGCATCAACGGAAAATTTGTTAACGGTGCGAGCGGCTGAGGTAGTTGGAGGGGACGGATTGGCTGCACCATTGAGAAGTGGTGAGCAAATTCGTAAGGATAGTAGCCTCGATCCGGCTAGGCAGGCGATCGCCCAAGAATTGGTGGGACTCAAAACCCAGAAAGAAACCTTAGAAAAAGAATTAGCGGTTGCCAAAACCATTGCCACAGAATTGATCCAGGAATATGCTGGGTTGCCCAACACGCAAGCAGAACGGGCGAGATTAGAACAACAGGTGATCTTGACCAAACAGTTTTATGACACGATTCAAGCCAAACTGATTGATGCTCAAACGGCTGAAGCGGAAACTGTGGGCAATTTAAATATTGCTCAACCTCCCAGACTAGGCGAAAAGATTACCCCTCCAGCCCCTTTACCCATTATGCTGCTCCTACCAGCAGGGGCAGTCGGGGGTATGATTTTGGGTGCAGGAGCCATCTTTGGCTTGGGTATGGTTTTAGCCAGCACTATGCAAACGCTGGAAGATATTCAAGCCTTTGTTACCGAGCGAGAAGTGCAAATTTTGGGGATTTTACCCTTTGTGGAAGAGTGGGATGGTTCTGGGGGAGAAGTTCCCATGATGCTCTCTCGCCATTCTCCCTATTTGGATAGTTATGAACGGTTCCGCTCTACCCTGCGGCAAGTGGAAGAAAAACCGAAAGTAGTGTTAGTCACCAGTTGCGATCGCCAGGAAGGAAAAAGTGTGACCGCCTACAATTTGGCGATCGCCTCCGCTAGAGCCGGAAAACGTACCCTCCTCATCGAAGCCGACTTACGCAACCCGTCCAATGCCGAAATCCTCAAAATTGTTCCCGATTCCAACTCCACCCTTGAACCTCTGCGCTACTATAGCCAAATTAGTGACTGTATTCGCCTGGTTCCCAATATTGAAAACCTCTACATGGTTCCCAGTTTTGGCCCCTATGAATATGCAGCCGCTGTGGTGGAATCAGCAGAAATGCGTCTTCTCCTCGAAGATGCCCGTAAACGGTTTGACTTTGTCGTCGTTGATGCTTCTGCCCTCAACCTCTGTAACGATCCTCTAATTCTAGAGCGCTATACCGATGGCATAATCCTCGTCACCCGTGCCGGTTATACCGTCAGTAACGATTTAGCCGACAAAATTGACCTCCTAGAAGATTCGGAAGACTACCGTTTATTGGGCGTTGTCATTAATGCAGAGGAAATGAATATTCAGCCCCTTCCTCCACCTCCAATCATCGAAACGCCTGACCTCAATAAAGAGGCTGACTCTGAACCGATCCTCAATGGTTATAAGGGAAGTTATCACTCTTATAGTAATGGTCATAACGGCCATAACGGTCGTAACGGTCATAATGGTAATGGCAAGACTCCCACATCACGACCTGGAGAAAAAAGCACAAAACCATAA